A genomic region of Microlunatus sagamiharensis contains the following coding sequences:
- a CDS encoding DUF6286 domain-containing protein, whose product MSSTRPRRLRRRPSRTVPASIVAAVITALGVLTVIAAISRLVTGTWPSQVSTPAGSVAGQTLGSTLAVVATAVALVVGVVLLVAGVKPGGFRSAQLSGPEGEPAEQTDYVITNTAIARLAAAEADRVDGVDKVGASVAGRRVRLRVTTTSEQADEIRGRVVRQVTDTLSAAGLHPAPRVSATVTTKDI is encoded by the coding sequence ATGAGCAGCACCCGTCCGCGCCGCCTGCGCCGTCGGCCCAGCCGGACCGTCCCGGCGAGCATCGTCGCCGCCGTGATCACCGCCCTGGGCGTCCTCACGGTCATCGCCGCGATCAGCCGCCTGGTGACCGGGACCTGGCCCTCCCAGGTGAGCACGCCGGCAGGCTCCGTCGCCGGCCAGACCCTGGGCTCGACCCTGGCGGTCGTGGCCACCGCCGTCGCCCTCGTCGTGGGCGTCGTGCTCCTCGTCGCCGGCGTCAAGCCCGGCGGCTTCCGCTCCGCCCAGCTGAGCGGACCGGAGGGCGAGCCGGCCGAGCAGACCGACTACGTCATCACCAACACCGCGATCGCCCGCCTCGCCGCCGCCGAGGCCGACCGCGTCGACGGGGTCGACAAGGTCGGCGCCTCGGTCGCCGGTCGCCGCGTCCGCCTCCGCGTCACCACCACCTCCGAGCAGGCCGACGAGATCCGCGGACGGGTGGTGCGGCAGGTGACCGACACCCTCTCCGCCGCCGGCCTCCACCCGGCCCCCCGGGTCAGCGCCACCGTCACCACCAAGGACATCTGA
- a CDS encoding Asp23/Gls24 family envelope stress response protein produces MSDTVIPQTAEERKAAEAKAVADAPEPKHLDALHTEHGDTTIADGVVAKIAGMAAREVPGVFAMGNAARRAISGLTSRVTGGTGQASVSSGVAVEKGESQTSVAVSVVVEYGASIVTVSEQIRDNVIRAVEFGTGLEVVAVDVDVTDVHLPDEDDDTSAAQGETTQLR; encoded by the coding sequence ATGTCCGACACCGTCATCCCGCAGACCGCCGAGGAGCGCAAGGCCGCCGAGGCCAAGGCCGTCGCCGACGCCCCCGAGCCCAAGCATCTCGACGCCCTGCACACCGAGCACGGCGACACCACCATCGCCGACGGCGTCGTCGCCAAGATCGCCGGCATGGCCGCCCGCGAGGTCCCCGGCGTCTTCGCCATGGGCAACGCCGCGCGCCGCGCCATCAGCGGCCTCACCAGCCGCGTGACCGGTGGCACCGGCCAGGCGAGCGTCTCCAGCGGCGTGGCCGTGGAGAAGGGCGAGAGCCAGACCAGCGTGGCCGTCTCCGTCGTCGTCGAGTACGGCGCCTCGATCGTGACCGTGAGCGAGCAGATCCGCGACAACGTCATCCGCGCCGTCGAGTTCGGCACCGGCCTCGAGGTCGTGGCCGTCGACGTGGACGTCACGGACGTGCACCTGCCCGACGAGGACGACGACACGTCCGCCGCCCAGGGCGAGACGACCCAGCTCCGCTGA
- the atpD gene encoding F0F1 ATP synthase subunit beta — protein MSVDTTLEATQAPTSGGVGRVSRVIGPVVDVEFPVDQMPDIYNALQVDITIGDTTRTITMEVALQIGDNLVRAISLKPTDGMRRGSDVRDTGKPISVPVGDVTKGHVWDVTGNVLDVDASTVQVDERWSIHRPPPAFDQLESKTEMLETGIKVLDLLTPYVTGGKIGLFGGAGVGKTVMIQEMIYRIAHNFGGTSVFAGVGERTREGNDLINEMEEAGVFKDTALVFGQMDEPPGTRLRVALSALTMAEYFRDVQNQDVLLFIDNIFRFTQAGSEVSTLLGRMPSAVGYQPNLADEMGQLQERITSTRGHSITSMQAIYVPADDYTDPAPATTFAHLDATTELSREIASRGLYPAVDPLTSTSRILDPQYIGQRHYDVAVQVKQILQRNKELQDIIAILGVDELSEEDKIAVNRARRIQQFLSQNTYMAEKFTNIPGSTVPLSETIDSFEMIVSGKVDHIAEQAFFNVGSMEDVERRWSELQKDS, from the coding sequence ATGAGCGTAGACACCACTCTCGAGGCGACCCAGGCCCCCACCAGCGGTGGCGTCGGCCGGGTGTCGCGGGTGATCGGCCCCGTCGTCGACGTCGAGTTCCCCGTCGACCAGATGCCCGACATCTACAACGCCCTGCAGGTCGACATCACCATCGGTGACACGACCCGCACGATCACGATGGAGGTCGCCCTGCAGATCGGCGACAACCTCGTGCGGGCCATCTCCCTCAAGCCGACCGACGGCATGCGCCGCGGGTCCGACGTGCGCGACACCGGCAAGCCGATCTCGGTCCCGGTCGGCGACGTGACCAAGGGGCATGTCTGGGACGTGACCGGCAACGTGCTGGACGTGGACGCGTCCACGGTCCAGGTCGACGAGCGCTGGTCCATCCACCGGCCGCCGCCCGCCTTCGACCAGCTCGAGTCCAAGACCGAGATGCTCGAGACCGGCATCAAGGTCCTCGACCTGCTGACGCCGTACGTTACCGGCGGCAAGATCGGCCTCTTCGGCGGCGCCGGCGTGGGCAAGACGGTCATGATCCAGGAGATGATCTACCGGATCGCCCACAACTTCGGTGGCACCTCGGTGTTCGCCGGGGTGGGGGAGCGCACCCGCGAGGGCAACGACCTCATCAACGAGATGGAGGAGGCCGGCGTCTTCAAGGACACCGCCCTCGTCTTCGGGCAGATGGACGAGCCGCCGGGCACCCGGCTGCGCGTGGCCCTCTCGGCGCTCACGATGGCGGAGTACTTCCGCGACGTGCAGAACCAGGACGTGCTGCTCTTCATCGACAACATCTTCCGGTTCACCCAGGCCGGCTCGGAGGTCTCGACCCTCCTCGGCCGGATGCCGTCCGCGGTGGGCTACCAGCCCAACCTGGCCGACGAGATGGGTCAGCTCCAGGAGCGGATCACCTCGACGCGCGGCCACTCGATCACCTCGATGCAGGCGATCTACGTGCCCGCCGACGACTACACCGACCCGGCGCCGGCCACCACGTTCGCGCACCTCGACGCGACGACCGAGCTGAGCCGCGAGATCGCCTCCCGCGGTCTCTACCCGGCCGTGGACCCGCTCACCTCGACGAGCCGGATCCTCGACCCGCAGTACATCGGTCAGCGTCACTACGACGTCGCGGTGCAGGTCAAGCAGATCCTCCAGCGCAACAAGGAGCTGCAGGACATCATCGCGATCCTCGGTGTCGACGAGCTGTCCGAGGAGGACAAGATCGCCGTCAACCGGGCGCGTCGCATCCAGCAGTTCCTGTCGCAGAACACCTACATGGCCGAGAAGTTCACGAACATCCCGGGCTCGACCGTCCCGCTCTCGGAGACGATCGACAGCTTCGAGATGATCGTCTCGGGCAAGGTCGACCACATCGCCGAGCAGGCGTTCTTCAACGTCGGCAGCATGGAGGACGTCGAGCGTCGCTGGTCCGAGCTGCAGAAGGACAGCTGA
- a CDS encoding F0F1 ATP synthase subunit epsilon has translation MPEPMQVEVVSADKVIWSGESTNVIAKTTDGEIGILPGHAPVLAVLQPSAVVIFCEDGRKREVVAVDGGFVSVSQGRVSILSEYARLADEVSVAEAERELAEAQQHLDSGDGSEDDRKHVQRATAQLRAAQKRQ, from the coding sequence ATGCCTGAGCCCATGCAGGTCGAGGTCGTCTCCGCCGACAAGGTCATCTGGTCGGGGGAGTCGACGAACGTCATCGCCAAGACGACGGACGGCGAGATCGGGATCCTGCCGGGTCACGCCCCGGTCCTCGCGGTGCTGCAGCCCAGCGCCGTGGTGATCTTCTGCGAGGACGGCAGGAAGCGCGAGGTCGTCGCGGTCGACGGCGGCTTCGTGTCGGTGTCGCAGGGACGGGTGTCGATCCTCTCGGAGTACGCCCGGCTGGCCGACGAGGTGTCGGTGGCCGAGGCCGAGCGCGAGCTGGCCGAGGCCCAGCAGCACCTCGACTCCGGCGACGGCAGCGAGGACGACCGCAAGCACGTGCAGCGGGCGACCGCCCAGCTGCGCGCGGCGCAGAAGCGCCAGTAG
- a CDS encoding Asp23/Gls24 family envelope stress response protein: protein MSTPDAPRSGAPGTDPSPRRRGSLVLADRVVEKIAAQAASEVGSVSGCSGGFLGIGSESDAAARPSVDATVSARSVDLSIKVGIAYPGSIRRATTELRDHVTRRVETLTGVDVHRVDIDVTYLPVRDDTPRRALR, encoded by the coding sequence GTGAGCACCCCCGACGCACCCCGGTCGGGCGCACCCGGCACGGATCCCTCGCCACGCCGGCGCGGTTCGCTGGTCCTGGCCGACCGCGTCGTCGAGAAGATCGCGGCCCAGGCCGCCTCGGAGGTCGGCTCGGTCTCGGGGTGTTCCGGGGGGTTCCTCGGGATCGGGTCCGAGTCCGACGCCGCGGCCCGCCCCTCGGTCGACGCGACCGTGTCCGCCCGGTCGGTCGACCTCTCCATCAAGGTCGGCATCGCCTACCCGGGCTCCATCCGCCGTGCGACGACCGAGCTCCGTGACCACGTGACGCGACGGGTCGAGACGCTCACCGGGGTCGACGTGCACCGCGTCGACATCGACGTGACGTACCTCCCCGTCCGCGACGACACCCCGAGGAGGGCACTCAGATGA
- a CDS encoding DUF2550 domain-containing protein — translation MSGWLGVLEILGLLLVLAVLLLLLLAARRRWLSRSGGTFECSLRLRTTTPGAGWVLGVGRYNDGRLEWFRFFSFSLRPRQTFRRGEVRVVETRDPDPVEAVSLTTQSRVLALELGPRTRELAMSEDSVLGLLAWLEASPPGISSGARAS, via the coding sequence ATGAGCGGCTGGCTGGGGGTCCTCGAGATCCTGGGGCTGCTCCTGGTCCTCGCCGTGCTGCTGCTCCTGCTGCTGGCGGCCCGGCGGCGCTGGCTGTCGCGCAGCGGCGGCACCTTCGAGTGCAGCCTGCGGCTGCGCACGACGACCCCGGGAGCGGGGTGGGTGCTCGGTGTCGGCCGCTACAACGACGGGCGCCTGGAGTGGTTCCGCTTCTTCTCGTTCTCGCTGCGCCCGCGGCAGACCTTCCGGCGCGGTGAGGTCCGGGTCGTGGAGACCCGCGACCCCGACCCGGTGGAGGCCGTCTCGCTCACGACGCAGTCGCGGGTGCTCGCCCTCGAGCTGGGACCGCGTACGCGCGAGCTCGCCATGAGCGAGGACTCGGTGCTGGGCCTGCTGGCGTGGCTGGAGGCCTCGCCCCCCGGGATCTCCTCCGGGGCGCGGGCCTCCTAG
- a CDS encoding Asp23/Gls24 family envelope stress response protein: protein MSQSVVPSTGEERRQAATQAAKDAEKSAPKELDALHTEHGDTTIADGVVAKIAGIAAREVNGVYAMGNAARRAIGNLAQRIPGSTQPSVTGGVSVEKGERETAIDISVVVEYGAQIVTVSEQIRENVISAVEYGTGLDVVSVDVNVSDVHLPEDDDDAAGSSDSDTLR from the coding sequence ATGTCGCAGTCCGTCGTGCCCAGCACCGGCGAGGAGCGTCGCCAGGCCGCCACCCAGGCGGCGAAGGACGCGGAGAAGAGCGCCCCCAAGGAGCTCGACGCCCTCCACACCGAGCACGGGGACACCACGATCGCCGACGGCGTCGTCGCCAAGATCGCCGGCATCGCCGCGCGTGAGGTGAACGGGGTCTACGCGATGGGCAACGCCGCGCGCCGCGCGATCGGCAACCTCGCCCAGCGCATCCCGGGCAGCACGCAGCCCAGCGTCACCGGCGGCGTGTCGGTGGAGAAGGGGGAGCGGGAGACCGCGATCGACATCTCCGTCGTCGTCGAGTACGGCGCCCAGATCGTCACGGTGAGCGAGCAGATCCGCGAGAACGTCATCTCCGCGGTCGAGTACGGCACGGGTCTCGACGTCGTGTCCGTGGACGTGAACGTCAGCGACGTCCACCTGCCCGAGGACGACGACGACGCCGCAGGTTCGTCCGACAGCGACACCCTGCGCTGA
- a CDS encoding RNA polymerase sigma factor — MTSDVQARASGAPAYDDWDDASLVGRSTSGDDDAFAVLVRRYQGPLFRHALRLTPDRRLAEDVVQEAFLTAWRRLPTLQDPAAFRGWLYQITTRRSIDAFRALKPELPVDTADQSALDLASTGAGPEGRAELRAQLGDLAAALQALPAGQRAAWSMREIDGLSYEEVAVALGVPVSTVRGRIARARAELVERMASWQTTRD, encoded by the coding sequence GTGACGTCGGACGTGCAGGCCCGCGCGAGCGGTGCCCCCGCGTACGACGACTGGGACGACGCCTCCCTCGTCGGGCGGAGCACCAGCGGTGACGACGACGCGTTCGCGGTGCTGGTGCGGCGCTACCAGGGCCCGCTGTTCCGCCACGCGCTGCGCCTCACCCCCGACCGGCGGCTCGCGGAGGACGTCGTGCAGGAGGCGTTCCTCACCGCCTGGCGCCGGCTGCCGACGCTCCAGGACCCCGCGGCGTTCCGGGGCTGGCTCTACCAGATCACCACCCGGCGCAGCATCGACGCCTTCCGCGCCCTCAAGCCCGAGCTCCCCGTGGACACCGCGGACCAGAGCGCGCTGGACCTCGCCTCGACCGGTGCCGGTCCCGAGGGCCGGGCCGAGCTGCGGGCGCAGCTGGGCGACCTGGCGGCCGCGCTGCAGGCGCTGCCCGCGGGCCAGCGCGCCGCGTGGTCGATGCGGGAGATCGACGGGCTGTCGTACGAGGAGGTGGCGGTGGCGCTCGGGGTGCCGGTGAGCACCGTGCGCGGACGGATCGCCCGTGCACGGGCCGAGCTCGTGGAGAGGATGGCCTCGTGGCAGACGACACGCGACTGA